Proteins encoded in a region of the Zea mays cultivar B73 chromosome 4, Zm-B73-REFERENCE-NAM-5.0, whole genome shotgun sequence genome:
- the LOC103653083 gene encoding transmembrane protein 120 homolog isoform X2, protein MSEEERKGGGGGGDDGAAAAARAAEQARELQDAAAALLTRTRAEEEALRRRAAALQGELRRLREAAAAHADSEKVEEDLDRATCLITEGDVASLLPSKTQGTFLRMFLGPVNLRAPRKEVQLKVKEEYNSYRDRTALLFLGFPVILLFLRQWLWNRCFPALPVQLYQAWLLFLYTSLALRENILRVNGSDIRPWWILHHYSAMLMSVISLTWEIKGQPNCARKQRGVELFLCWAIMQGFVMMLQNRYQRQRLYTRIALGKAKRMDVVWGETAGVEGQLLLLCPLLFLLQVVVCGILLISMAIGNFANTLDTLMAKSRFKAKMKKSKGKRDLDTCPSPTGSSPTDSATRA, encoded by the exons ATGAGCGAGGAGGAGAGGAAAGGAGGGGGCGGAGGAGGGGACGACGGAGCGGCGGCGGCCGCGCGAGCGGCGGAGCAGGCGCGGGAGCTGCAGgacgcggcggcggcgctgctgACGCGCACGcgggcggaggaggaggcgctgCGCCGGCGCGCCGCCGCGCTGCAGGGGGAGCTAAGGCGGCTACGCGAGGCCGCCGCGGCGCACGCGGACAGCGAAAAG GTTGAGGAGGACTTGGATCGAGCAACGTGCCTCATTACCGAAGGAGACGTTGCGTCGCTGCtcccgagcaagacgcaag GCACTTTTCTGAGGATGTTCTTGGGACCAGTAAATCTGCGGGCACCAAGGAAGGAGGTGCAGCTCAAGGTGAAGGAGGAGTACAATAGCTACAGG GACAGAACTGCCTTGCTGTTTCTTGGTTTTCCAGTGATTTTGTTGTTCCTTCGACAATGGTTATGGAATAGATGCTTTCCAGCATTGCCAGTTCAGCTGTACCAG GCTTGGTTGTTATTCCTGTATACTAGTTTAGCTTTGCGTGAGAACATACTGCGAGTTAATGGAAGCGATATTCGTCCTTG GTGGATACTTCATCACTACTCTGCCATGCTGATGTCTGTTATAAGTCTCACATGGGAGATAAAGGGGCAACCTAATTGTGCACGCAAGCAG AGAGGCGTGGAACTTTTTCTGTGCTGGGCCATAATGCAAGGATTTGTCATGATGTTGCAGAATAGATATCAGCGTCAAAGATTATATACTAGGATTGCTTTGGGGAAG GCTAAAAGGATGGATGTTGTATGGGGAGAGACTGCTGGTGTTGAAGGTCAATTGTTGCTGTTGTGCCCTCTCCTTTTTCTATTGCAG GTGGTGGTCTGTGGGATCCTGCTGATTTCCATGGCAATTGGCAACTTCGCAAACACATTGGATACATTGATGGCCAAGTCTCGGTTCAAAGCGAAGATGAAGAAATCAAAGGGCAAACGGGATCTTGACACGTGCCCCTCACCAACAGGTTCGTCGCCGACAGATTCAGCAACCAGAGCATGA
- the LOC103653083 gene encoding transmembrane protein 120 homolog isoform X1 codes for MSEEERKGGGGGGDDGAAAAARAAEQARELQDAAAALLTRTRAEEEALRRRAAALQGELRRLREAAAAHADSEKVEEDLDRATCLITEGDVASLLPSKTQGTFLRMFLGPVNLRAPRKEVQLKVKEEYNSYRDRTALLFLGFPVILLFLRQWLWNRCFPALPVQLYQAWLLFLYTSLALRENILRVNGSDIRPWWILHHYSAMLMSVISLTWEIKGQPNCARKQRGVELFLCWAIMQGFVMMLQNRYQRQRLYTRIALGKAKRMDVVWGETAGVEGQLLLLCPLLFLLQGFEGYVGFLLLRTAHTGVVPEWQVVVCGILLISMAIGNFANTLDTLMAKSRFKAKMKKSKGKRDLDTCPSPTGSSPTDSATRA; via the exons ATGAGCGAGGAGGAGAGGAAAGGAGGGGGCGGAGGAGGGGACGACGGAGCGGCGGCGGCCGCGCGAGCGGCGGAGCAGGCGCGGGAGCTGCAGgacgcggcggcggcgctgctgACGCGCACGcgggcggaggaggaggcgctgCGCCGGCGCGCCGCCGCGCTGCAGGGGGAGCTAAGGCGGCTACGCGAGGCCGCCGCGGCGCACGCGGACAGCGAAAAG GTTGAGGAGGACTTGGATCGAGCAACGTGCCTCATTACCGAAGGAGACGTTGCGTCGCTGCtcccgagcaagacgcaag GCACTTTTCTGAGGATGTTCTTGGGACCAGTAAATCTGCGGGCACCAAGGAAGGAGGTGCAGCTCAAGGTGAAGGAGGAGTACAATAGCTACAGG GACAGAACTGCCTTGCTGTTTCTTGGTTTTCCAGTGATTTTGTTGTTCCTTCGACAATGGTTATGGAATAGATGCTTTCCAGCATTGCCAGTTCAGCTGTACCAG GCTTGGTTGTTATTCCTGTATACTAGTTTAGCTTTGCGTGAGAACATACTGCGAGTTAATGGAAGCGATATTCGTCCTTG GTGGATACTTCATCACTACTCTGCCATGCTGATGTCTGTTATAAGTCTCACATGGGAGATAAAGGGGCAACCTAATTGTGCACGCAAGCAG AGAGGCGTGGAACTTTTTCTGTGCTGGGCCATAATGCAAGGATTTGTCATGATGTTGCAGAATAGATATCAGCGTCAAAGATTATATACTAGGATTGCTTTGGGGAAG GCTAAAAGGATGGATGTTGTATGGGGAGAGACTGCTGGTGTTGAAGGTCAATTGTTGCTGTTGTGCCCTCTCCTTTTTCTATTGCAG GGATTTGAGGGTTATGTTGGGTTTTTACTTCTTCGCACAGCTCATACTGGTGTCGTCCCTGAGTGGCAG GTGGTGGTCTGTGGGATCCTGCTGATTTCCATGGCAATTGGCAACTTCGCAAACACATTGGATACATTGATGGCCAAGTCTCGGTTCAAAGCGAAGATGAAGAAATCAAAGGGCAAACGGGATCTTGACACGTGCCCCTCACCAACAGGTTCGTCGCCGACAGATTCAGCAACCAGAGCATGA